The genome window ATGCCCATCGGTGTGAGGATCAGAATGTACACTTCCGGATGCCCGAAGAACCAAAAGAGATGCTGCCAGAGCAGCGGGTCCCCGCCCTGATGCGGGCTGGCCTGCCCGCCGATCAGCACGTTCGTGGGCTCAAAGAAGCTGGTGCCTGTGAGCCGGTCCAACAGCAACATGCCGAGGGCCGCCATGAGGACGGGAAACGTGAGCAGCGCGAGCACCCCGGTGACGAGCATCCCCCAGATCGTGAGCGGGAGACGGCCCATCGATAAGCCGCGCGTCCGGAGGTTGAGGATCGTCGTGAGGAAGTTGAGGGAGCCAAACAGGGAGGAGATCAGCACGAACAGGATCGCGATGATCCAAAGCGTCTGGCCAAGCCCGGCACCGCCTTCAGCCGCGGGCAGAGCGGACAGCGGGGCATAGGAGGTCCACCCGTTGCCGGCCGGCCCGCCGGGGACGAAGAACGACGCCAGGATCGTGATGACGCCCGGGACGAACGTCCAGTACGAGAGCATGTTCAGGAATGGGAACGCCATGTCCCGCGCGCCGATCATGAGCGGGATCAGCAGGTTGCCGAGGCCGCCGGTGAGCATGACCGTGAGGAAGAAGAAGATCATGATCGTCCCGTGCATCGTCACCGCCTGCAGGTACTGCTCCGGGCTAAGGACGCCGTTGTCGGGCCACCCGAGATGGACGCGCATCAGCATCGCCATCGCCCCGCCGACCAGCGCCATGAACATCGTTGTCAGGAAGTACTGCTTCCCGATCATCTTGTGATCGAGGCTGAAAATGTAGTGGCGGATGAAGCTTTCTGTCGGATGGGCATGGTGGACGAGCTCGGGTCTGTGGACCGTGACCGCATCCATTCAGGGCTCCTCCAGCGTACCGCTGGCTGCGATGATGCCGACCGCTGGTGCGGGCATGTTCATCTTCCTCTGAAGACCTACGGTATTATCCCCGGGTTCCGTTCACTCGCCTCGCGTCGCCGCTCCGGGCGGGCCCCGGCTGGACCACCTCGTGAGAACCTGCGAATGCGAGAGCGGCATCAAGCATACGCCGTGTCGCGCGGCCGCCTTCTTCGCCCACCCGCGCTCCTCCGGCCGCCGCTCCGTCCCCGACCTGTTGGCCCGCGGGGGCGGATCGGTCTCGCACGACCATCTCGCCGCCGAAACGGGGGTCCTCCCGGTCGCGCGCGCCTGCGGAAAACACCGTGGCGTCACCTTCCGCTGGACGTGTAATAAGCGCCTGCGATTCACGCATACCACGGTTGCCGACCATTCGCGACACGCCTCGCACTGGGCCGCGCACATCTACCAGCAGGCGCGCGCCCGCGGCTGCGATCATCCGCATGCCATCCGCGTCCTCGCCCGCGCCTGGCTCCGCGTCCTCTGGCCCTGCTGGCAACAGCGCCTTCCCTACGCCACCGAAACCATCGGCCAACCTGCGTCTTCCTCCCTCCCGCACTCGCGGGCGCTTACCTCGAGGGGGGACACAGAATGTCTCACCCAGGTACTCCCAGGGTGAGGGTGAATGTGCGCCTAAACGCGTTCCATCCTCGTCGCATCGAGAACAAACACCACCATCCTGTGCTCCTGCGCCGACGTTGGGGCACGCCGCCGTCCCTGATGGGCTTCGCAGATCTGTTGCATGACCTCGATGACGCGATCCACCTGGTCCGCGTTGACGCCAGAGAGAATCGACACGCTTCCTACCTGCCAGATTCCACCTGTCGAACCGAATCTCGTCGCGGGAATGTCGCTGTGGGCGAAGGTGTCCAGCACCTGGGACGCATCCTCGTGTGACGCGATAATAAGGAGTAGCTTCTTCCCGTTCCCCGCCGAGCTGCGGCCATCACCCATTGGCCCCACCAATCCCCCGACTGGGCGCTCTGGCGTCCCCCTACTGTAGCAACGACGCGCATCCCCAAGAAGTTCTTGACCCTTGGACCGTTCGACCACACTGCTGAATCGACTGTTCCGTCAGCGGCCATCGTGGCGCGTGAACGGGCCCGCTCGGCATTCTCGGCTGTGCTACGTGGATCGCGTTTGGCATCGCCGTAGAAGGCGAACGACCGTCACACCCTCGGCACCGACACGGTGACCATCCCCGCCGGCACCTTCCAGCACGTGCACAGTGCCAGACCGCGTTTCAATTCGGCGTCATCCGGCAGGTCCAAATCGCGGACGTCATCGGCTTTGTCGATCTCCACTTGGATTCCCAATACGGTGTCAACGACGCGCTGAAGTCCACGACGAGCCAGGAGCTCGTCCGCGGCCCCATGCGGTAACGATCACGGCGGGAAGAGAAGATGAGAGGAACGCCCACCCTTATGGGCGAGGATGCCCCAGCCGGTCCATCTGTGGATCCCGCCGACTCGCGGTAACGACATCGATGCAACCCGTCATGAGTCTCCGTGAAGGCGGGTCATCCACACGGGGTCCCGGGCAACTTCGTTACGAACGTCGTTGCCGCAAGAGTTCGGCCATCCGCTCCCGCACGCGGTAGCGAAGCAGCTTCCCCCCGGCCGATCGAGGAAGCCCGTCAACGAACCACACATGCTTGGGGACCTTGTACATGGCAAGTCGTTCAGCGCAAAACGCCTTGAGCTCGTCCGCATTCGTCTGCGGACGGGCACGCACCAAGACAGCGGCGACCACGACCTGTCCCCACAGGGGATCCGGAGCGCCGACGACGCACGTGTCCTCCACCGCCGGGTGGCTCTGCAGCACGCGCTCGACCTCCGCCGGATAAACATTTTCTCCCCCGGACACCACCAGATCCGTTCGGCGATCCACCACATAGAGGTACCCGTCGGCGTCGAGATACCCGAGATCGCCGGTGTGCAGCCAGCCGCCGTGCAAGACCTGTGCAGCATCGCCCGGTCGCCCGTCGTACCCGCGCATGACGACAGGGCCCCGCACGAGGATCTCGCCCACCTGCCCCGGCGCCGTCCGGCGTCGCCCCGAAGCCGCGATCCGGAGCTCCGTTGGAAACAGCGCTTGGCCGGCGGACCCGGTCTTCCGCGACACGTCCTCGGGCGCCAGGGTGGCGACCTGGGACGCCGTCTCCGTCAGCCCGTAGGTCGGCGCGATCGGGATGCGGCGTCGCACGCACGTCTCAAGCAGGCCTGGTGAGATCGGCCCGCCGCCAAGCAGGATGGCTCGGAGGCGCTGCGGAAACGGCCGCTGCCCGCGCGCGTCGATGAGGCGCTGCAGCATCGTGCCGACCAGCGAGATCAGGGTCACCCGCCCGTCATCGATCTCGCGGTTCACGACGTCCGGCTCGAACGCGTCGTGCAGGATCACCGGCACCCCGTAAATCACGCTGCGCCACAGAATCGCCAGGCCGCCGACGTGGGAGAGCGGCAGACACGCCAACCAGCAGTCGTCGCGCTGCAGCCCGAGATGCAGCGCGGCGCCCACGGCGCTCCACCAGTGGTTCCCGTACGTCAACAGCACCCCCTTGGGCGTCCCCGAGGTGGCGGAGGTGTGCACAATGCCTTGGATCGACGACAGAGACAGGCGCGGGCACGGGAGTCCCTCGCCAAGCGCGCCCCCGCCGCTTCGATCATGTGGTTCGGGCTCGGGCTCCTCCGCAACGAGCGCACGCACGGTTGGCAGAGCCGCCGCCTGGCCGAGCGCCGCCAGGGCGCCGTCACAGATCACCGCGGTCGCGCCCACGCCGTCGAGTTGCCGCACGAGTTCGGGCTTCGTGAGCCGCGCGTGCAGCGGCACCATGACCGCGCCGAGCTTCGTCAGCGCATGCGTGGTCGCGACAAACGACGCGCCGTTCCGCATGAGGACCGCCGCCCGCGTGCCGGCCGTTATCCCCGAGCCGGCGAGCCAGTGTGCGACCCGGCTCGCGGCCGCATCGAGCTGGCCGAACGACCAGCGATGCGCCCCGGTGACCAACGCCGGGCGTTCCGGGAACGCGCGGGCGCGCGCGTCCAGCCACGCGGGCGTCTGGCCGGACCACGGTTCCTCCTGCGACCGCACGCGGGCCACGGCGACCGACCTCACCACAGGCTGGCGGCGAGCAGCATGCCAAAGAGGAGATGGAGCGCGGCGGTCTCGCGAAGCGCCCGGTTGAGGCCCGCGGCAAGTGGCGGCCGCCATACGGTGCGCACGAGCGCGGCCCCGAGCGGCACGGTCAGCCACGGTAGCCAAAACCACGCGCCGATCTCCCCGACGCTTCGCATCACGGCCGGCGCCAGGCCGGCACCCACGAGACAGCCGAGATACAACACCCGCGTGCGATGCGGCCCCAGGAGGATCGCGAGCGTCCACTTGCCGACCGCACGGTCGGAGTCGATATCGCGCAGGTTGTTGACGACGAGAATGGCCGTCGCAAGCAGACCGACCGGGATCGACGCGGCAAGGGCAAGTCCGCTCACCGTGCCCATCTGGACGTAGGCTGTGCCGACGACGGCCAGCACCCCAAAGAACAGGAAGACGAACAGTTCCCCGAGCCCGTGATACCCCAACGGCCACGGCCCGCCCGTGTATCCCAGCCCCGCCGCGATGGCGAGCCCCCCGGCGGCGAGCACCGGCCAACCGTACCGCGCGGCAAAGGCCGCTCCCACCAGCGCCGCAATCCCAAAACACACGTACGCGCCCGCGGTGGTCTGTTTCGGGGTGAGCAGCCCGCTCTGCGTCACCCGCAGCGGACCGCGACGCGACGCCGTGTCCGCGCCCCGCAGAAAGTCGAGCACGTCGTTGTACAGGTTCGTGCCGATCTGGATACCCAGGGCCACGACGAGGGCCCCGAGCGCCCACCCCGGACGAAACTGCCCGCGATGCGCGGCGACCGCCGTCCCCACCACCACGGGGACCACCGCCGCCGGGAGCGTGGGAACGCGCGCGGCGATCATCCACGCACGCCAGAACCGCCCGTCCACGCCGTCGTGCGCGTGCAATCACGGATACCGCGGAAACTTCGAAAAGTTCGGCTTGCGCTTCTGGACGTAGGCGTCCCGCCCTTCCTGCGCTTCCTCGGAGAGGTAGTACAGGAGCGTCGCGTCGCCCGCGAGCTGTTGCAGCCCGGCGAGCCCGTCGGTATCGGCATTGAACGACGCCTTCAAGAGGCGCAGCGCCAGCGGACTCTTGTCGAGGAGCTCCTTGGCCCACCGGACGGCTTCCGCCTCGAGCTGGTCGAGGGGCACCACCGTATTGACCAACCCCATGGCGAGCGCCTGCTCGGCGGTGTACTGCCGACAGAGATACCAGATCTCCCGGGCCCGCTTGTGCCCGACGATCCGCGCCAAATAGGCCGACCCGTACCCCCCGTCGAAGCTGCCCACCTTCGGCCCGGTCTGTCCGAAGACCGCGTTCTCGGCGGCGATCGTCAGGTCGCAGACGACGTGGAGGACGTGGCCGCCCCCGATCGCGTAGCCGGCCACGACCGCGATCACGGGCTTGGGCAGCGTGCGTATCGCCCGTTGGAGGTCGAGGACGTTCAGCCGCGGCACCCCATCGCGGCCCACGTACCCCGCGTCGCCGCGAATGCGTTGGTCTCCGCCCGAACAAAAGGCCTTCGTACCGGCGCCGGTCAGGAGCACGACCCCGATCTCCGCGTCGTCGCGCGCGCGGGCAAACGCGTCGAGCAGCTCGGCGACGGTCTCGGGGCGAAAGGCGTTGCGGACCTCCGGCCGATTAATCGTAACCTTCGCGATCCCCTCGGCCCGCTCATAGAGAATGTCGCTGTAGTCCCGGACCTTCTGCCATGCGGTCTCCATCGTGGCTCACCTCGTCATGGGCTCGGTCGCGTAGGCGTTCGAGAAACTCAAACACGTGCCGCTGAAACTCCTCGGGCTGCTCCACCTGCACCGCATGCCCGGCCTGCGGGACGACCGTGAGCTGCGCACCGGGTATCAGCGCGCACAACTCACGCCCAAGCGCACAGTAGCGCTCGTCGAGCTCACCGACCATGAGCAGCGTCGGGAGGCGCAATCGGGACAGGTGCTCGTGCAAGGCGGGCTGTGCGCCTTGTCCGATGCCGCGCAGGCTGTTGGCGAGGCCGCGCGCTTGATGCCGGAGGCGCTGCGCGCGAACGGTGCGCCGGACGGCCGCCGGCAGGCGCTCCTGGGTGGCAAACAGCGGGTGCCGCTCCCACCGGCCGACGAACGCCGGCACACCATCCCGCTCGATGGCGTCGGCCAACGCGCCGTCCTCCACCGCTCTGGCCCGCCGGGTCGCGTCGTCACGGATCCCCGGCGACGCGCTCACCAGGATCAACGCGCCGACGCGACGCGGCGCGGTCGCGGCGAGATAGAGCGCCACCCGGCCTCCCATCGAATAGCCGAGCACGCACGGCCGATCGACGCCGAAATGATCGAACACGGCGAGCAGATCCGCCGCGGCGTGCTCGATCTGATACCGCCGCGGATCGGCGGGCGCGTCCGACCGCGCGTGCCCGAGGAGATCTGGAACTAGGACACGCCGCTGCGCGGCGAAGACGGACAGATGCGGGTGCCATGCCTCGGCGCTCCCGGTGAACCCGTGGAGCAGCACGAGGGGTGGCCCGCTCCCCTCAGTCTCGACGTGCAGGCGCACGCCGTTGACCAGGATGCGCGCCATCAGTACACCGATCCGGGTGCCAGGGCCGATCGGCCGCCCGCAAGCGCCCGTTCAACCTCGCCCCAGACCTCGCGGTGCAGCACAACGTTTCGGTCCCGTGCGGTACGAACCTCCACAATGCCGAGCCCCGAAGAGGTCAGCCCTTCCCGCACGCACGTCCCAAATGCTTCCCAGGTCTGCGGACGCGCAAACGCCGCCCCATACAGCTCCGCGGCCACGCGAAAGTCGAGGCCCGTGGGCGTGCCGAAGAGCGCCTCGAAGTGCTCCGGATAGCCCGCCTGTGGCAGGAAGGAGAAGATCCCGCCTCCGTCATTATTCAACAGCACGACCGTGGCACGCAGGCGATGCAGCTTCGCGGCGAGCAGGCCGTTGAGATCGTGATAGAAGGCGAGATCGCCAAGGACGAGCACAACGGGCGGCCGTCCCACCGCGGCGGCTCCCAAGGCGCTGGAGACGACGCCGTCGATGCCGCTGGCGCCGCGGTTGCCGAGGACGCGGATGGTGCGCGGGGAGCCGGGGAAAAAGGTGTCAAGGTCGCGCACCGGCAT of bacterium contains these proteins:
- the menH gene encoding 2-succinyl-6-hydroxy-2,4-cyclohexadiene-1-carboxylate synthase yields the protein MARILVNGVRLHVETEGSGPPLVLLHGFTGSAEAWHPHLSVFAAQRRVLVPDLLGHARSDAPADPRRYQIEHAAADLLAVFDHFGVDRPCVLGYSMGGRVALYLAATAPRRVGALILVSASPGIRDDATRRARAVEDGALADAIERDGVPAFVGRWERHPLFATQERLPAAVRRTVRAQRLRHQARGLANSLRGIGQGAQPALHEHLSRLRLPTLLMVGELDERYCALGRELCALIPGAQLTVVPQAGHAVQVEQPEEFQRHVFEFLERLRDRAHDEVSHDGDRMAEGPGLQRHSL
- a CDS encoding cyclic-di-AMP receptor, translating into MGDGRSSAGNGKKLLLIIASHEDASQVLDTFAHSDIPATRFGSTGGIWQVGSVSILSGVNADQVDRVIEVMQQICEAHQGRRRAPTSAQEHRMVVFVLDATRMERV
- a CDS encoding 1,4-dihydroxy-2-naphthoate polyprenyltransferase; the encoded protein is MHAHDGVDGRFWRAWMIAARVPTLPAAVVPVVVGTAVAAHRGQFRPGWALGALVVALGIQIGTNLYNDVLDFLRGADTASRRGPLRVTQSGLLTPKQTTAGAYVCFGIAALVGAAFAARYGWPVLAAGGLAIAAGLGYTGGPWPLGYHGLGELFVFLFFGVLAVVGTAYVQMGTVSGLALAASIPVGLLATAILVVNNLRDIDSDRAVGKWTLAILLGPHRTRVLYLGCLVGAGLAPAVMRSVGEIGAWFWLPWLTVPLGAALVRTVWRPPLAAGLNRALRETAALHLLFGMLLAASLW
- the menB gene encoding 1,4-dihydroxy-2-naphthoyl-CoA synthase, with protein sequence METAWQKVRDYSDILYERAEGIAKVTINRPEVRNAFRPETVAELLDAFARARDDAEIGVVLLTGAGTKAFCSGGDQRIRGDAGYVGRDGVPRLNVLDLQRAIRTLPKPVIAVVAGYAIGGGHVLHVVCDLTIAAENAVFGQTGPKVGSFDGGYGSAYLARIVGHKRAREIWYLCRQYTAEQALAMGLVNTVVPLDQLEAEAVRWAKELLDKSPLALRLLKASFNADTDGLAGLQQLAGDATLLYYLSEEAQEGRDAYVQKRKPNFSKFPRYP
- the menE gene encoding o-succinylbenzoate--CoA ligase, translated to MARVRSQEEPWSGQTPAWLDARARAFPERPALVTGAHRWSFGQLDAAASRVAHWLAGSGITAGTRAAVLMRNGASFVATTHALTKLGAVMVPLHARLTKPELVRQLDGVGATAVICDGALAALGQAAALPTVRALVAEEPEPEPHDRSGGGALGEGLPCPRLSLSSIQGIVHTSATSGTPKGVLLTYGNHWWSAVGAALHLGLQRDDCWLACLPLSHVGGLAILWRSVIYGVPVILHDAFEPDVVNREIDDGRVTLISLVGTMLQRLIDARGQRPFPQRLRAILLGGGPISPGLLETCVRRRIPIAPTYGLTETASQVATLAPEDVSRKTGSAGQALFPTELRIAASGRRRTAPGQVGEILVRGPVVMRGYDGRPGDAAQVLHGGWLHTGDLGYLDADGYLYVVDRRTDLVVSGGENVYPAEVERVLQSHPAVEDTCVVGAPDPLWGQVVVAAVLVRARPQTNADELKAFCAERLAMYKVPKHVWFVDGLPRSAGGKLLRYRVRERMAELLRQRRS